Proteins encoded by one window of Candidatus Sumerlaea chitinivorans:
- a CDS encoding Arsenate reductase, glutathione/glutaredoxin type yields the protein MIPSPQKHRTRILFVCVENSNRSQMAEAFARHYGGDQVEVFSAGSRPSGRVNPRAIEAMRERGIELSAHVSKSLHDVPQWEWDYVITMGCGDECPWVKAKHREDWKLPDPRDLPAQEFAVVRDEIERRVLELLQRIKP from the coding sequence ATGATTCCCAGCCCCCAGAAACATCGAACGCGAATTCTATTCGTTTGCGTTGAAAACTCCAATCGTTCCCAGATGGCCGAGGCTTTTGCCCGCCATTATGGAGGGGATCAGGTGGAAGTCTTCAGTGCGGGGTCGCGTCCCTCCGGGCGGGTCAACCCGCGGGCGATCGAAGCGATGCGTGAGCGGGGAATTGAGCTTTCCGCGCATGTGTCCAAGTCCCTCCACGATGTTCCTCAGTGGGAATGGGACTATGTGATTACCATGGGCTGCGGCGATGAATGTCCGTGGGTAAAGGCCAAACACCGGGAGGATTGGAAGCTCCCTGACCCACGGGACCTTCCGGCTCAAGAGTTTGCGGTGGTGCGGGACGAAATCGAACGGCGGGTCCTCGAGCTCCTTCAAAGGATCAAACCCTAA
- a CDS encoding Amylopullulanase, GH57 family, whose amino-acid sequence MYVAFLWHMHQPYYRDAVTGQYMMPWVRLHAAKDYVDMVMLLDDYPGIRMTVNLVPSLLEQVNDYVEHGAVDLVWELSVPDPATLNEKQKCLILENFFHAQFDNMIRPFPRYRELYDRRGWARSHEELRQVVRLYSNQAFRDLQVWYNLVWIDPLFRRADPELNRLVQKGRGFTEKEKHYVLEKHRELMRAMVPAYRERMERGQIELTTTPFYHPILPLLCNTDLATVARPEIALPRRPFRHPEDATEQVHRALEYFEKLFGVRPRGMWPAEGSVAPDIIPILAQAGVEWIASDEEVLGKSLGTLIRRDLRGNVLNADVLYRPYWVEHDGARLKMLFRDHYLSDLIGFQYAGWDPEEAAEDFVGRLEALARSPNRGEEPWIVPVILDGENCWEHYEEDGLPFLRALYERLSDSTLVRTTCISEYLDRFGPQHSVPRLFAGSWINHDFRIWIGHEEDNRSWDYLHDVRDLVVQHIEQHRHELTEDQIREAWKRIYIAEGSDWNWWYGDDHSSGMDELFDQLYRDHLAAACLAVGLEPPAFVRIPIARAAKPRHDYGPHGFIHPTLDGRLTHFYEWQGAGHYDPALYSTAMHPGRCRLQHLFYGFDEKHFYFRIDADPTVLHPTEPSRVEVVVHLFAQNKAWRFAMELERNGHPRSYTLSASFRRKPGYGEPSAVGSKKKSKGQAVPASSNMGNGGNGTLSVQNESSEQVVPRVAVGEIIELELPFAALGLKPDDELVFYVTLEIDGREVERLPSHTQLAMYVPAEHFEYMHWTV is encoded by the coding sequence TTGTACGTCGCTTTCCTTTGGCACATGCATCAGCCGTATTACCGTGATGCTGTCACCGGACAGTACATGATGCCGTGGGTGCGTCTCCACGCCGCAAAAGACTATGTGGACATGGTGATGCTTTTGGACGATTATCCCGGCATCCGCATGACCGTGAATTTAGTGCCCTCCCTCCTCGAGCAGGTAAACGACTACGTCGAGCATGGCGCGGTGGACTTAGTGTGGGAGCTGTCGGTGCCGGATCCGGCGACTTTGAACGAAAAGCAAAAATGCCTGATCCTCGAGAATTTCTTCCACGCCCAGTTCGACAATATGATTCGCCCATTCCCTCGGTATCGAGAACTCTACGATCGCCGCGGATGGGCCAGATCTCACGAGGAGCTCCGTCAGGTTGTTCGCTTGTACTCGAATCAGGCATTTCGTGATCTGCAGGTTTGGTACAATCTCGTGTGGATTGACCCCCTGTTTCGGCGTGCGGATCCCGAGCTGAACCGACTGGTGCAAAAAGGACGTGGATTCACCGAGAAAGAGAAGCACTACGTTCTCGAGAAGCACCGCGAACTCATGCGAGCGATGGTGCCGGCGTATCGCGAACGCATGGAGCGCGGACAAATTGAGCTGACGACCACGCCATTCTATCATCCGATTTTGCCGCTGTTGTGCAATACGGACCTTGCCACGGTGGCGCGGCCGGAGATTGCCTTGCCACGTCGGCCTTTCCGCCATCCTGAGGATGCCACGGAGCAAGTCCACCGCGCACTGGAGTACTTTGAGAAACTTTTTGGTGTGCGCCCGCGTGGGATGTGGCCTGCCGAGGGTAGCGTGGCGCCAGACATCATTCCCATTCTTGCTCAAGCTGGGGTCGAGTGGATCGCCAGCGACGAAGAGGTGCTGGGCAAGAGTCTCGGAACCCTGATTCGCCGCGATTTGCGCGGGAACGTCTTAAATGCAGACGTGCTTTACCGCCCCTACTGGGTGGAGCACGACGGCGCGCGGCTCAAGATGCTCTTCCGTGACCACTACTTGAGCGATTTGATCGGTTTTCAGTATGCTGGCTGGGATCCCGAAGAAGCAGCGGAGGACTTCGTCGGCCGATTGGAAGCACTGGCGCGCTCGCCCAACCGCGGCGAGGAGCCATGGATCGTGCCAGTCATTCTTGATGGTGAGAACTGCTGGGAGCACTACGAGGAGGACGGCCTGCCATTCTTGCGTGCGCTCTACGAACGCTTGAGTGATTCGACCCTCGTGCGCACGACGTGCATTTCGGAGTATCTTGACCGTTTTGGCCCACAGCACTCTGTCCCTCGTCTCTTTGCGGGAAGCTGGATCAACCACGACTTCCGAATCTGGATCGGGCACGAAGAGGATAATCGCTCGTGGGATTACTTACATGACGTTCGCGACCTTGTGGTCCAGCACATTGAACAGCACCGCCATGAACTCACCGAGGATCAGATACGCGAGGCATGGAAGCGTATCTACATCGCCGAAGGGAGCGACTGGAATTGGTGGTATGGCGACGACCATTCCAGTGGGATGGACGAACTGTTTGATCAGCTCTATCGCGATCACCTTGCGGCAGCATGTCTGGCTGTGGGGCTGGAGCCTCCTGCTTTTGTGCGCATCCCGATCGCGCGCGCAGCGAAGCCACGCCATGACTACGGGCCGCACGGATTCATCCATCCGACGCTGGATGGCCGTCTGACCCACTTCTACGAGTGGCAAGGAGCGGGGCATTATGATCCGGCGCTGTACTCCACGGCCATGCACCCCGGTCGCTGTCGGCTCCAGCATCTTTTCTACGGTTTCGATGAGAAACATTTCTACTTCCGGATAGATGCGGATCCGACGGTCCTGCATCCCACGGAGCCCAGTCGCGTAGAAGTCGTCGTGCACCTTTTTGCACAGAATAAGGCTTGGCGCTTCGCCATGGAGCTTGAGCGAAATGGGCATCCGCGCTCCTACACGCTCTCGGCTTCCTTTAGGCGAAAACCGGGTTATGGTGAGCCGTCGGCTGTGGGATCAAAAAAGAAATCGAAAGGGCAAGCCGTCCCAGCTTCGTCAAATATGGGCAACGGGGGCAATGGCACTCTCAGTGTGCAGAACGAAAGCAGCGAACAGGTTGTGCCGCGCGTAGCCGTTGGCGAAATCATCGAACTCGAGCTTCCATTCGCGGCGTTGGGGCTTAAGCCCGACGACGAGCTTGTGTTCTACGTGACGCTGGAGATTGATGGGCGCGAAGTTGAACGTTTGCCCTCGCACACGCAACTGGCGATGTACGTGCCAGCAGAGCACTTCGAGTACATGCACTGGACCGTATAG
- a CDS encoding Arsenical resistance operon repressor ArsR translates to MLQKYIRYNEYANMLEGMQNLFGALSHPTRLRVLNLLARGGREFCVCELVEILKVPQSTLSRLLMPLRQSGIVQAERAGQWVHYKITPLYRSYIRMLLEKCPTEKFQLESDLERATRLQARNRAAASYCTAKRRPSKKPVRQQRQKRSNV, encoded by the coding sequence ATGTTGCAGAAATATATTCGCTATAACGAATATGCGAATATGCTTGAAGGCATGCAGAATCTCTTTGGCGCATTGAGCCATCCGACGCGCCTCCGCGTGCTGAACTTGCTGGCGCGGGGAGGACGGGAGTTCTGCGTATGCGAACTGGTCGAAATCTTGAAGGTTCCGCAAAGCACTCTATCGCGTCTACTCATGCCCTTACGCCAGAGTGGAATTGTTCAGGCTGAGCGCGCGGGTCAGTGGGTGCACTACAAGATCACGCCGCTCTATCGTTCGTATATTCGGATGCTCCTTGAGAAGTGTCCGACCGAGAAATTTCAGCTTGAATCGGATCTCGAGCGAGCAACTCGTTTGCAGGCGCGGAATCGCGCCGCTGCGTCGTACTGCACAGCGAAGCGTCGCCCGAGCAAGAAGCCCGTGCGTCAGCAGCGACAGAAGAGGTCAAACGTATGA